The following proteins are co-located in the Nitrospirota bacterium genome:
- a CDS encoding P-II family nitrogen regulator, with product MKEIKAIIRPFKLLEVTEELHKIKGLPGVTVSEIKGFGKSRARNAKDKIEYELVEFIPRVKLEVVVHDEMVDDVVNVIQKVAHTGNTGDGKIFVINVEESVKIRTNERGRDAI from the coding sequence ATGAAAGAGATAAAAGCAATAATAAGGCCGTTCAAATTGCTGGAAGTAACGGAAGAACTTCATAAAATTAAAGGGTTGCCGGGTGTAACGGTATCGGAAATAAAAGGGTTCGGCAAAAGCAGGGCCAGGAATGCGAAAGACAAGATTGAATATGAGCTGGTGGAATTTATTCCGCGAGTAAAATTAGAAGTTGTTGTACATGATGAGATGGTTGATGATGTCGTCAATGTGATTCAGAAGGTTGCCCATACGGGCAATACGGGCGATGGGAAAATATTTGTGATCAATGTGGAAGAATCAGTAAAGATAAGAACAAATGAACGGGGAAGAGATGCGATATGA
- a CDS encoding CusA/CzcA family heavy metal efflux RND transporter, giving the protein MLERIIEYTLKQKGMVIFLSLLIVIVGLYSYWKLPIDAFPDVTNIQVEIVSHADGLSAIEIERNVTYPIEMSMRGLPDIEQMRSVTKFGLSIVTVVFKDDVDIYFARQLVFERLAEAREKVPKGVEVAMGPIGTAMGEIYQYTLEGAMPADPQQKISYLTNLRTIQEWIITPQLKSVAGVNEINSFGGYFKQYQVIVSPEKLLQHGITVDDVFSAIGNNNENVGGNLLERGADQFIVRGVGLIKDINDIENIVLKAAGGTPTSIRDVAQVKIGEAVRMGAAIKNGKDECVGGIVMMLRGENSRDVVRRVEEKVRELNGNNVLPDGTRIVPYYDRSDIVRASVSTVNKALIEGSLLVLIVLYLLLNSIRGSIVVLIALPLSLLATFIVMKLTGISANLMSLGGLAISIGMIIDTAIIQVENVQRHLSDEGARHPKLITVLKAVMEVRKPSIFGELIIALTFIPVLSLEGIEGKMFGPLAITVVIALLASLLLSVFVIPALCILFLKPHPEKESFIMKHAHRLYRPMLDYAMNRKRVVLGIAGALLVVSLFLATRLGTEFIPVMDEGSFDMDVSMLPGVSLAKAMEVNQQAAARLMQFPELDTIVGRIGQTGVALDTRGTDKTGYVGIFKPKSEWKRDISKEELTNEMRESLESIAGITFGFSQPIQCRIDELVAGTRAQLIVKLFGDDINVLSEKSATIAKVLSTIRGGIDLNAEKVSGQPYLTVNIDRSKIARYGLNISDVQKVIEIAVAGKAASQLYEENRNFPITVRLPEEKRNSLEAIKNLMITTKTGINVPLEHLAEVKMIEGPVQISRQDGVRRIGIEMNITGRDIGGFVAEAKQKIREQVKLPSGYYLTWGGQFENQQRAMNKLMIIGPAAVGLIMLLLYLSFRSVRMSLLVISNLPFALIGGVFALYLSGQYLSVPASVGFIVLFGVAVLNGLVLVSRISQLREEGLGLQEAIRKGSLDRLRPVLMTASISIFSLLPMLLAGGTGSEIQKPLATVVVGGLLTSTLLTLLIIPSVYSWFEKREVEAEM; this is encoded by the coding sequence ATGCTGGAAAGAATTATCGAATATACGCTGAAGCAGAAAGGGATGGTCATATTTCTTTCGCTTCTGATAGTAATCGTCGGATTGTACTCTTATTGGAAATTGCCGATTGACGCTTTCCCGGACGTTACGAACATTCAGGTGGAAATTGTCAGCCACGCGGACGGGCTCTCGGCAATAGAGATCGAACGGAATGTGACCTACCCGATCGAGATGTCAATGCGCGGCCTGCCCGATATCGAGCAGATGCGTTCGGTCACCAAGTTCGGGCTCTCGATCGTAACCGTCGTCTTCAAGGACGACGTTGATATCTATTTTGCCAGGCAGCTGGTATTCGAACGGCTGGCGGAGGCGCGGGAAAAGGTCCCGAAAGGGGTCGAGGTCGCCATGGGGCCTATCGGCACGGCCATGGGGGAGATCTATCAATATACCCTTGAAGGCGCCATGCCCGCTGACCCGCAACAGAAGATTTCCTACCTGACCAACCTGAGGACCATCCAGGAGTGGATCATCACGCCGCAGCTGAAGAGTGTCGCCGGGGTAAACGAGATCAACTCCTTCGGCGGGTACTTCAAGCAGTACCAGGTGATCGTGTCGCCGGAAAAGCTGCTGCAGCACGGCATAACCGTGGATGATGTGTTTTCGGCGATCGGAAATAATAATGAAAACGTCGGCGGGAACCTGCTCGAACGGGGAGCGGACCAGTTCATTGTCCGCGGAGTAGGGCTGATCAAAGATATTAACGACATCGAGAACATCGTCCTGAAAGCGGCGGGGGGTACGCCGACCTCTATCCGCGACGTGGCCCAGGTGAAAATCGGCGAGGCTGTCCGCATGGGCGCCGCCATAAAGAACGGCAAGGATGAATGTGTCGGCGGCATCGTCATGATGCTGCGCGGCGAAAACAGCCGCGACGTGGTGCGCCGGGTTGAGGAGAAGGTCAGGGAGCTCAACGGAAACAACGTGCTCCCGGACGGGACCAGGATCGTCCCCTATTACGACAGAAGCGATATTGTGAGAGCGAGCGTCAGCACGGTAAACAAAGCGCTGATCGAGGGTTCCCTGCTGGTCCTGATCGTGCTCTATCTGCTGCTGAACAGTATCCGGGGCAGTATCGTGGTCCTCATCGCATTGCCGCTGTCGCTCCTGGCTACATTCATCGTCATGAAGCTTACGGGGATCAGCGCAAACCTGATGTCACTCGGCGGACTGGCCATTTCCATAGGAATGATTATCGACACCGCCATTATCCAGGTCGAGAACGTCCAGCGGCACCTGAGTGACGAGGGGGCACGACACCCCAAATTGATTACGGTGCTCAAGGCGGTCATGGAGGTCAGAAAACCGAGCATCTTCGGCGAACTGATCATTGCGCTCACCTTCATCCCGGTCCTTTCGCTGGAAGGGATCGAAGGAAAGATGTTCGGGCCATTGGCGATCACGGTCGTCATCGCCCTGCTCGCCTCGCTGCTCCTTTCGGTATTCGTCATACCGGCGCTCTGCATCCTGTTCCTGAAACCGCACCCGGAAAAGGAGAGCTTCATCATGAAGCATGCGCACAGGCTCTATCGACCGATGCTCGACTATGCTATGAACAGGAAGCGGGTGGTGTTGGGAATAGCGGGAGCTCTTCTGGTCGTTTCGCTCTTTCTGGCAACCCGGCTGGGAACGGAATTCATCCCGGTCATGGATGAAGGCTCATTCGATATGGATGTGTCTATGCTCCCCGGTGTTTCCCTGGCAAAAGCGATGGAGGTGAATCAGCAGGCGGCTGCCAGACTGATGCAGTTTCCGGAACTGGATACCATCGTGGGACGAATCGGCCAGACCGGGGTCGCCCTGGACACGCGGGGCACGGACAAGACCGGCTACGTGGGGATCTTCAAGCCGAAGAGCGAGTGGAAGCGGGACATATCAAAGGAAGAGCTGACCAATGAGATGCGGGAGTCGCTGGAGTCGATCGCGGGGATCACCTTCGGATTCAGCCAGCCGATCCAGTGCCGCATCGACGAACTGGTGGCCGGCACCCGGGCGCAGCTTATTGTCAAGCTCTTTGGAGACGATATCAATGTGCTGAGCGAAAAATCGGCTACAATCGCCAAGGTGCTGTCCACGATCAGAGGGGGCATTGATCTGAATGCGGAAAAGGTTTCCGGGCAGCCCTACCTGACCGTCAACATCGACCGCTCGAAGATCGCCCGCTATGGCCTGAACATCAGCGATGTCCAGAAGGTGATCGAGATTGCCGTGGCCGGCAAGGCGGCATCGCAGCTGTACGAGGAAAACCGCAATTTCCCCATCACGGTGCGACTGCCGGAGGAGAAGCGCAATTCCCTGGAAGCGATCAAGAACCTGATGATCACCACGAAAACGGGCATCAATGTTCCGCTCGAACACCTGGCTGAAGTGAAGATGATCGAAGGGCCGGTCCAGATCAGCCGCCAGGACGGGGTGCGCCGGATCGGCATCGAGATGAACATCACGGGCCGGGACATCGGCGGTTTTGTGGCCGAAGCAAAACAGAAGATCAGGGAACAGGTCAAACTGCCGTCCGGCTATTATCTTACGTGGGGCGGACAATTTGAGAACCAGCAGCGGGCGATGAACAAACTGATGATCATCGGACCCGCTGCCGTAGGCCTGATCATGCTTCTCCTGTATCTATCGTTCAGATCGGTCCGCATGTCGCTGCTGGTCATTTCCAACCTGCCGTTTGCCCTCATCGGCGGGGTCTTCGCTCTCTATCTGTCCGGGCAATATTTGTCCGTACCGGCGTCAGTCGGCTTTATTGTTCTTTTTGGCGTTGCGGTTTTGAACGGGCTGGTGCTGGTATCGCGCATTTCGCAATTGCGGGAAGAAGGACTTGGTCTGCAGGAGGCAATCAGAAAAGGAAGCCTTGACCGATTGCGACCGGTATTGATGACGGCATCGATATCAATTTTCAGTCTCCTCCCGATGCTGCTGGCCGGCGGAACCGGTTCAGAAATACAAAAACCATTAGCAACCGTTGTTGTGGGCGGGTTGCTTACTTCAACGCTGCTTACGTTGTTGATCATTCCTTCGGTTTACAGCTGGTTTGAAAAGAGAGAGGTCGAAGCGGAAATGTAA